One part of the [Pantoea] beijingensis genome encodes these proteins:
- the lysA gene encoding diaminopimelate decarboxylase: MPRTLDNAETTLNVTNLLPLAHRYDCPVWVYDADIIKSRIAQLQQFDVIRFAQKACSNIHILRLMRQSGVKVDSVSLGEIERALVAGFQPGGDEIVFTADVFDTATLARVAELAIPVNAGSIDMLHQLGHVSPGHRVWLRVNPGFGHGHSQKTNTGGENSKHGIWYSELPQALETLQRYGLQLAGIHMHIGSGVDYAHLEQVCDAMVNQVINAGHDLQAISAGGGLSIPYHFGEEAIDTAHYYGLWNAARERIAAHLGHPVKLEIEPGRFLVAESGVLISQVRAVKTMGTRHFVLVDAGFNDLMRPAMYGSYHHISVISGDGRQIDSQQTIDSVVAGPLCESGDVFTQQEGGKVETRTLPITQVGDYLVFHDTGAYGASMSSNYNSRPLLPEVLFEEGKPREIRRRQTIAELLALEE, encoded by the coding sequence ATGCCACGCACACTTGATAACGCTGAAACCACACTGAACGTCACAAACTTGCTGCCGCTAGCACATCGTTATGATTGCCCGGTATGGGTTTATGACGCCGATATCATCAAATCGCGTATCGCGCAGTTACAGCAATTTGACGTTATCCGCTTCGCACAGAAAGCCTGTTCAAATATCCACATATTGCGACTAATGCGGCAGTCAGGCGTTAAGGTGGATTCGGTCTCTTTGGGAGAGATTGAACGCGCGCTGGTAGCGGGTTTTCAGCCTGGTGGTGATGAAATCGTGTTTACTGCAGATGTTTTTGATACTGCGACATTGGCGCGCGTGGCTGAATTAGCTATTCCTGTCAACGCTGGCTCGATCGATATGCTGCATCAACTTGGACATGTTTCACCTGGCCACCGCGTTTGGTTGCGGGTGAATCCTGGGTTTGGTCACGGACACAGTCAGAAAACCAATACCGGTGGCGAAAACAGTAAGCATGGTATCTGGTATAGCGAATTGCCTCAGGCGTTGGAAACATTACAACGCTATGGACTGCAACTGGCTGGGATCCATATGCATATTGGCTCCGGCGTAGATTACGCTCACCTTGAGCAAGTTTGCGATGCGATGGTCAACCAGGTAATAAATGCAGGGCATGATCTGCAGGCGATCTCTGCAGGAGGCGGTCTGTCGATCCCATATCATTTCGGTGAGGAAGCGATTGATACTGCCCACTATTATGGATTATGGAATGCGGCACGCGAGCGTATTGCCGCGCATTTGGGCCATCCAGTCAAGCTGGAGATTGAACCGGGCCGCTTTCTGGTCGCGGAGTCCGGCGTGCTGATTTCTCAAGTACGAGCGGTAAAAACGATGGGCACACGTCATTTCGTTCTGGTTGATGCGGGTTTTAACGATCTGATGCGTCCGGCAATGTATGGCAGTTATCACCATATTTCTGTTATCAGCGGTGACGGGCGTCAGATCGATAGCCAACAGACCATTGATAGCGTGGTAGCCGGTCCGCTTTGCGAGTCGGGTGACGTATTTACACAGCAGGAAGGCGGTAAGGTGGAAACACGGACGCTGCCGATTACTCAGGTCGGTGATTATCTGGTGTTTCACGATACGGGAGCTTATGGTGCCTCAATGTCCTCAAATTACAATAGTCGGCCGTTGTTGCCGGAAGTGTTATTTGAAGAGGGAAAACCACGTGAAATTCGTCGCCGCCAGACGATTGCGGAGCTACTGGCGCTTGAAGAGTAA
- the galR gene encoding HTH-type transcriptional regulator GalR, which produces MATIKDVARLAGVSVATVSRVINHSPKASESSREAVNRAMEQLQYHPNANARALAQQSTETIGLVVGDVSDPFFGAMVKAVDDVAWQTGNFLLIGNGYHDEQKERQAIEQLMRHRCAALVVHAKKLPDEVLIPLMRQVPGMVLLNRLLPGFEKRCIALDDRYGAWLATRHLIQQGHQKIGFICSTHAISDAEDRLQGYYDALKEHNLVCNDRLVAFGEPDEVGGEQAMTELLERGKSFTAIACYNDSMAAGALAVLSDNSLHVPEEMSLIGFDDVLVSRYVRPRLTTVRYPIVTMAHQAAELALALASNQPLPEVTNMFSPTLVRRHSVSVPRQEG; this is translated from the coding sequence ATGGCTACTATAAAGGACGTTGCCAGGCTCGCGGGCGTTTCCGTCGCAACGGTATCACGTGTGATCAATCATTCACCGAAGGCCAGCGAGAGCTCCCGGGAAGCCGTCAATCGTGCCATGGAACAGCTGCAATACCATCCTAATGCGAACGCCCGGGCGCTGGCACAGCAATCGACCGAAACCATAGGCCTTGTCGTTGGCGATGTGTCCGATCCTTTCTTTGGCGCCATGGTGAAAGCAGTTGATGATGTGGCATGGCAAACTGGTAACTTTTTATTGATTGGAAACGGTTATCACGACGAACAAAAAGAGCGTCAGGCTATTGAGCAACTAATGCGTCATCGCTGTGCCGCTTTAGTGGTCCATGCGAAAAAGCTCCCGGATGAGGTATTGATCCCATTGATGCGACAGGTACCTGGTATGGTGCTACTTAATCGTTTATTACCCGGTTTTGAAAAGCGGTGTATTGCGCTCGATGATCGCTACGGCGCATGGCTGGCAACCCGCCACCTGATACAACAAGGTCACCAGAAGATCGGTTTTATCTGTTCTACTCATGCGATTTCCGACGCCGAAGATCGGCTGCAAGGCTATTACGATGCGTTAAAAGAGCACAATCTGGTCTGTAATGATCGTCTGGTGGCATTTGGCGAGCCTGATGAGGTCGGCGGGGAGCAGGCAATGACCGAACTACTTGAACGCGGCAAAAGCTTTACCGCCATCGCCTGTTATAACGATTCGATGGCCGCAGGTGCGCTGGCCGTGTTGAGTGATAACAGTTTGCACGTGCCAGAAGAGATGTCACTCATCGGCTTTGATGACGTACTGGTATCACGCTATGTTCGTCCGCGCCTGACCACGGTACGTTATCCAATTGTGACGATGGCGCACCAGGCTGCCGAACTGGCGCTGGCGCTGGCGAGCAACCAACCGCTTCCGGAAGTGACGAACATGTTCAGTCCCACGCTGGTGCGGCGACATTCGGTTAGCGTTCCCCGGCAAGAGGGATAA
- a CDS encoding LysR family transcriptional regulator — protein sequence MASVSLRHIEIFHAVMTSGNLTEAAAMLVTSQPTVSRELARFEKLIGLKLFERIRGRLHPTVQGLRLFEEVQRSWYGLDRIIDAAEGLRQFRQGELSIACLPVFSQSLLPLICQPFLQRYPDLSLNIIPQDSPLLEEWLSAQRHDLGLTETRATPAGTDRIELLTHNEVCVLPEGHHLAVRTELEPADFSGENYISLSRSDSYRQLLDALFQEHGIQRRMVVETHSAASVCSMVKAGVGVSIVNPLTALDYAGNGVVIRRFSVEVPFTVSLIRPRHRPASALVDAFSQHLCQNIKAFNQRLDALLD from the coding sequence ATGGCCTCTGTAAGTCTGCGTCATATCGAAATTTTTCATGCCGTCATGACCAGCGGTAACCTTACCGAAGCGGCAGCCATGCTGGTAACCTCGCAACCTACCGTCAGTCGCGAATTAGCGCGCTTTGAAAAACTGATTGGTCTGAAGCTGTTTGAGCGAATAAGAGGACGCCTGCACCCAACCGTGCAGGGATTACGGCTATTCGAAGAGGTACAACGTTCGTGGTACGGGCTTGATCGCATCATTGATGCCGCCGAAGGACTACGCCAGTTTCGTCAAGGTGAATTATCAATCGCCTGCCTGCCGGTGTTTTCGCAATCGCTGCTGCCCCTAATCTGCCAACCTTTTTTGCAGCGTTATCCCGACCTCAGCCTGAATATTATTCCGCAAGATTCCCCCCTGCTGGAAGAGTGGCTATCGGCACAGCGGCATGATCTAGGGCTAACGGAAACCCGTGCGACACCCGCCGGAACCGATCGTATCGAGTTATTAACTCATAATGAAGTTTGCGTACTGCCAGAAGGGCATCATCTTGCAGTGCGCACAGAACTGGAGCCTGCAGATTTTTCAGGTGAGAATTATATCAGTCTTTCGCGAAGCGATAGCTATCGGCAATTGTTGGATGCTCTGTTTCAAGAACACGGTATTCAGCGGCGCATGGTGGTAGAAACGCACAGTGCGGCGTCGGTATGTTCAATGGTGAAAGCGGGTGTAGGCGTTTCAATTGTTAATCCATTGACGGCGCTGGATTATGCCGGTAATGGCGTCGTTATTCGACGGTTCAGCGTCGAGGTGCCATTTACCGTCAGTTTAATTCGTCCACGTCATCGACCCGCATCCGCGCTGGTTGATGCCTTCAGTCAGCATTTATGCCAGAACATAAAGGCCTTCAACCAGCGGCTGGATGCCCTGTTAGATTAA